AACTcgcgcacaatataatattttaatattattattgtgttattgcgTAAAATTACCACGCGCGATAAACGGTTTTGCCTCGTCCATTTGCAACTATAggcacttaaataatatattatttaaacgtcCGTCACGGTTCGTGCTGAGTtgcggaaataataataattgtcaaatcATATTAGTAATGAGTTAGAGACGGTAGGTaagattctttaaaaataataatatgtctatcaGTCTAATACTACTCTCGTCagaataatatcttaaaacgTTTAATACACGTTATTTGAATTCGAGAacgttttgaatattatattgtccgcAGTAACttactgttttatttataagctataGTCTGAATGAACTACATAGACGTTTTGcaaatacctaggtagttaAAAACTCATTATGAAATATAAGCTCGAGCAATGAACGTGCTTCATCATAAAAGTATCTAATAACCGTCGGTTCGATATATGAATTCCCagacagaaaatattataatataatataaaatatactataatattatgtgctatatattatattataatatcgatatcATGTTGTTTGTCTATATTGTCCATTGGGAGGCactattatcaaaatatcaacactatcattgtaatattataataggtagtatacgattttaataattgtatactacctacttagtacttactacttactaggtacttatatacgcggtatacctatacgtagttatgtaaaatatcataatatattgtgctaaAATCGTATGATTTGTATTCACGATTATTTCATATGTTTTGCCATGGCCCGATCAAACGTCGAATCACATATTTTTGAGTGTTAAGTATACAGCCTTACTATAGGTAATCTAATtgcaatattgtaaattaatgtaaaaatcgTAAACAGTTAATCTGGATATTTGAAACCAAATAAGTTAGATCATGTATTCATGTAGAACAATGGGCACAttggatataattaatattaatttgctacCTAAAAATAATCGTTACGCCAACAAATGCATTATACAACATTGGTCATCATAGGAGTCTATGGTAATTCAGTTTTGCATAGTTACATATAGGTAACATTACTCATTAGGTATTGGGTATTACtactttactattatagttTACTAGAAATGAAACATTCTATATTTGTAGACATATTTATTGTCTATGGATAaacctaaatttaatatactgtaCTCGCTTTTTTTTACAGTCCACTTAATAAATTCAACCGTGTGTATAGCGTATTTTTGTCAATTTaccaaactaaatattatgttattacgaTATGAAAATCAGTAATGGGACATATTTCACGtagatattacctattatttaataaaaattctaattattattagtgttaatatttaatgcacATTTACTGTAatgcacaaaatatatattaactatgatacggtttactatttttatacctactaagtACTAAATATATGGACGGTTTTAGTGAGAAGGGGCCCAAGTCAATTTTCATCGATTTTTACTTTACACATTAAAATTGTAGGAAATTTTACGCCGCATCTAATGGTGCCACTGTCGATGTCACGTGACTACTCATTatgagattatattattgtgcgtTTGGGTCCACATAACAActcaaaatagatttttgtgAGAAAGGGCACATCTCGCTAAATTTGTCAAATCTTTATGCGTCAAAGGGCAATGCAATTTTGTATGCGTGCAAAAAGGACCAAGTCACGAATGTAAGTGTAAATGGTACCTCGTTATGTTATTAACAcgtttttttcaatattgtggacaattttaatagttttaaatacttttttacttttttaaacaattCGCAATTAGTTATAAAGTTATCACTCTATCAATTCAAACCATATTTTCACGATGATGTCTAGTAGAAGCAATCGACTTTTAGCAATGGCAActggtaagtacctatttatttcatattattaataaatatttataaaaattattgatcattattataaacctaattttattatactgttagAATCAATGTCATAgactattgttaaataaaaaaaacagttctAATATTGGGGAGTTGACAGAGAGACTGAGTTCCTCGACACATAACACCGAGGGGTAAACACCTTGGGGGTAATCAGTGTACATAAGGTGATGGTAATCATGGGTATTCATGGGTAATGATAGGTGCAGTAAATCATGGGTAATCATTGAAATTAGTAATCTGGTGTACAAACTTTCTGTCGGGTATTTACCCCTCGCATAACACATTTGTGTGAAATTCTAGTATAACTACTTGGAgagtaggtacttaggtacttcatctacaataattattaataagtacctaatcaattttaaaaaaagtggatgagctataaaaaaatgtattagttatagttaaaatttagtatttacacatAATGTGTACATACTTATAAcaaacattgtattaaaaatacccacatatgcataataaataatattatattcatattattttatctaacatTCTTATACTCTGGACATTTTTTTACCACACAATTTCCATTACgtacattcaaattataatatttaattgattatctTACTAGAAATCCATGTACTATATAGTTAGTCACCTAGCTaagctattatattacataataatatacaatactttGAAAgttctatgatttttttaaaattatttaggtgGTGTAAACATTCAAGATAAGAGCACAattagaaaagaaaaaataccaAAGAAACCATCTGTTTGccgtaatttaaataatagttttttaactGAAGTCAACACATCAAAAAACAAGCAAGTTCTGGTAGGTTAAAAGTTGATAAACATTTAGCtctaaagttatattttgaaacttaataaaacatttataatttttgtgtaaaatttaatattatacaatgatacacaaatacttaataagtaggtacctgttatgattttttatgttatattaaattgtaccaTAGTGATGACAACCATTTTTAGTTTACccagcataatatttttgtttttatatatttttataggaatGGTTGAATCAGTCAGAATCTACAAGAATGAGCAACGATACAGAAGGTGtagaaaactttaaaaaagatatttattgtttaaatgaaAGTGTTGATGTACCCGAGCAATGTATCATGAAAAAGACTGATGAATCTATGTGTTACCAAGAAATTGGTATAACTGATGTTTATGAAAACTTAGACACTGtggaaaacattattaattcaattccAGAAGACCTTTTAGCGTTGgttcaagtaaataaaataaaaacaatatttagtttaaaatatataaataataattatattataaaccatgtAGAATGAAGATCAATGCTACAGTGGAATTCACCATGAAAATGTAACAAATCTAAACGGATTTGATGAACTGAACTCTGAAAAAGATCCAAGTGTAATATTTGGCACTTCTGAATCTGGGAGTGATGAACATAATTTATTGCACACAGATACTGAGGCATTATTTGGCACTCTTGAATCAACAACGGTGGTAAATGAAATTAATGGTAACAACAATGAATCTAATTTAAACAAAAGAAAGAAAAGACCTAGTACGAAAGGAGATACAAGACAATATAGGCAGTACAGGAAGAAAAATAGGAATTGTGGAACTGAGTATACAACAAATACAGGGAAAATTATGAACTCTCGGTCCTCTAGATCTCTCTCCGACTGCCGAACCAAATGCAAGTCAAAAGTACATGACAATTTACGAATAAGTCTATTCAACCTTTATTGGTCTATGAATAGTCACGATAGGCGGAGTTCATATATTTCAAGCCTGGTTCATAGTAccgttaaaaaaacaaatagacaAAGAAGGGATacacctgaaaaaaaaaaacctagagaACTAGTCTATCATTATTCTGTTCCAATAGACGGAAACCTTGTGACTGTGTGTAAAGCttgctttttaaatatttttggtgaaACATCAAAATTTGttagaaatatttgtaataaaaaattaagttcacCTGCTAACAGAAGTTCACCAGATAAAAGAGGAAGAATAGCtccaaataacaaaaaatctcCTGAAGAAATAAAATTGGTAATTGATCACATTAATAATCTACCATCTTATGAGAGCCATTATTGTCGAAaacagtcaaaaaaaaaatatctcccAACACATTTCACATTACAAAGAGCATATGATGAGTACAAACTAACGGTTGAAAAACCAGTTAGTAGATCTctatacgaaaaatattttaaatcttcagGTTTAAAGGTAAAAAGTCTTAAAAAGGACACATGTGCACAATGCGACAGATATAAAATTCAACTTTCTAACAGTATATCTCATGAACAAAGAATTAATCTCACTGCAGAGAAAAATAAACACCAAGAGGAAGCAGAACAGGCATATGAAACTAAACGAAATGACATTACAACAATGTCAACTGACACATGTGTATTGTCATTTGATCTACAGCAGTGCCTCCCCACTCCTCAATTAGAAAATTCTGTATCATTTTACAAAAGGCAGTTATGGACCTATAATTTGACAATTCATAATTGTAAAACTTCAAACGCTTCTTGTTATGTGTGGTATGAGTCACTGGCCAAAAGAGGAGCTAATGATATTAGTTCAtgcctttttaattatttaaaaaatttaccaaAAGACATatctaatgtaataatgtatagtgaTTGCTGTCCAGGGCAAAACAAGAATGGTATTGTTATAGCCATGTGCTTATACTTTTTAGAACAACAAGATTTAATTACTACAATTGACCATAAATTTATGGTTCCTGGCCACTCACGTATGGAATGTGACTCTGATCATGGCAAAATTGAAAAGGCACGTAAAAGATATCCACATTCAATAAGCCACCCATATGACTGGATGCAGTTTATTCGTTGGGCTGGGAAAGGGAAATTTGTTGTTAATGAAATAAACCAAGATAACTTTTTTGACTttaatgttttactaaaaaaaaaataccaaatgagaaaaaaaaatgaggaTGGTGACAAATTTATATTTCGTGATGTTAAATGGTTTCGTTATTCAAAGGAAAACAAAAATGTAGTATTCTATAAAACTTCACTTGATGAAaatgagcattttaaaacattagatATGTCTCGAAGAAAATCTATTTCTATGGATCTGCCAAAAGCGTATACTGATATATTAGAAAtaacagaagaaaaaaaatctgaTCTTTTGTCTCTTTTAAGTTTTATTCCAgaagtttttcataatttctacCAGAACCTTAAAACATCAAAAGACATAAGTGATCCCATTGTTTCTGAAGATAGTGACTAATTTGaggtatttgttattaataacattttattgttttt
The Acyrthosiphon pisum isolate AL4f unplaced genomic scaffold, pea_aphid_22Mar2018_4r6ur Scaffold_19760;HRSCAF=20450, whole genome shotgun sequence genome window above contains:
- the LOC107885857 gene encoding uncharacterized protein LOC107885857, whose protein sequence is MMSSRSNRLLAMATGGVNIQDKSTIRKEKIPKKPSVCRNLNNSFLTEVNTSKNKQVLEWLNQSESTRMSNDTEGVENFKKDIYCLNESVDVPEQCIMKKTDESMCYQEIGITDVYENLDTVENIINSIPEDLLALVQNEDQCYSGIHHENVTNLNGFDELNSEKDPSVIFGTSESGSDEHNLLHTDTEALFGTLESTTVVNEINGNNNESNLNKRKKRPSTKGDTRQYRQYRKKNRNCGTEYTTNTGKIMNSRSSRSLSDCRTKCKSKVHDNLRISLFNLYWSMNSHDRRSSYISSLVHSTVKKTNRQRRDTPEKKKPRELVYHYSVPIDGNLVTVCKACFLNIFGETSKFVRNICNKKLSSPANRSSPDKRGRIAPNNKKSPEEIKLVIDHINNLPSYESHYCRKQSKKKYLPTHFTLQRAYDEYKLTVEKPVSRSLYEKYFKSSGLKVKSLKKDTCAQCDRYKIQLSNSISHEQRINLTAEKNKHQEEAEQAYETKRNDITTMSTDTCVLSFDLQQCLPTPQLENSVSFYKRQLWTYNLTIHNCKTSNASCYVWYESLAKRGANDISSCLFNYLKNLPKDISNVIMYSDCCPGQNKNGIVIAMCLYFLEQQDLITTIDHKFMVPGHSRMECDSDHGKIEKARKRYPHSISHPYDWMQFIRWAGKGKFVVNEINQDNFFDFNVLLKKKYQMRKKNEDGDKFIFRDVKWFRYSKENKNVVFYKTSLDENEHFKTLDMSRRKSISMDLPKAYTDILEITEEKKSDLLSLLSFIPEVFHNFYQNLKTSKDISDPIVSEDSD